A DNA window from Hydrogenophaga taeniospiralis contains the following coding sequences:
- a CDS encoding sugar phosphate nucleotidyltransferase, with the protein MTIIPVILCGGASTQLWPLSRSNRPAQFVPLIDGRSLLQLTLSRLAWCGASVICVADEDHRFHVQEALRKERLHGQIVLGPDGAMPAVAMALAALQVRTLEGGDPLLLFSPANHHVPDSVAFREAVLEGVGAAMSGAIVHLRARPGLPGPVWQRGVVLARASTVLAALSAHAESTLLTCANAMVGVACETPAGDARIRFVRPHPVDLRCCLQEAGERDFMARYARVVERPFAGPWTQVDGWNDVAALLPADTAGNHITGPAHTVHARRNLIHAHGRTVVALGTQDLLIVDTRDALLVARRDQLQAMDAVLAQLRCQQASLTARPSQAVAQWGQLSSVDQGERFEINHHRVKPGGCLGLRLHHHRSEHWIVLRGTAEITHGEQSQLLYENQSTQIAVGQAYQVCNPGSIELEMIEVQTGSFIGDQDVIHLESVAG; encoded by the coding sequence ATGACCATCATCCCCGTCATCTTGTGCGGGGGGGCCAGCACCCAGCTGTGGCCCCTGAGCCGGAGCAACCGGCCCGCGCAGTTCGTGCCGCTGATCGACGGCCGCAGCCTGCTGCAGCTGACCCTGTCGCGCCTGGCCTGGTGCGGAGCGTCGGTGATCTGCGTGGCGGACGAGGACCACCGGTTCCACGTGCAGGAAGCGTTGCGCAAGGAGCGCCTGCACGGGCAGATCGTGCTCGGGCCGGATGGGGCCATGCCCGCGGTGGCCATGGCGCTGGCGGCGCTGCAGGTGCGCACCCTCGAGGGTGGAGACCCTCTGCTGCTGTTTTCCCCGGCCAACCACCACGTGCCCGACAGCGTGGCGTTTCGCGAGGCGGTGCTGGAGGGCGTGGGGGCCGCGATGTCGGGCGCCATCGTCCATCTGCGTGCCCGGCCCGGGCTGCCCGGCCCCGTCTGGCAGCGCGGCGTGGTGCTGGCCCGGGCCAGCACCGTGCTGGCCGCGCTCTCGGCCCACGCGGAGAGCACCCTGCTCACCTGCGCCAACGCCATGGTGGGCGTGGCCTGCGAAACCCCGGCGGGCGACGCGCGCATCCGGTTCGTGCGGCCCCACCCGGTGGATCTGCGGTGTTGCCTCCAGGAAGCGGGGGAGCGGGACTTCATGGCGCGATACGCGCGGGTGGTGGAGCGGCCCTTTGCCGGGCCCTGGACCCAGGTCGACGGCTGGAACGACGTGGCCGCGCTGCTGCCGGCCGACACCGCGGGCAACCACATCACCGGCCCGGCACACACCGTGCACGCCCGCCGCAACCTGATCCACGCCCACGGACGCACGGTGGTCGCCCTCGGCACCCAGGACCTGCTGATCGTCGATACCCGCGACGCCCTGCTGGTGGCTCGCCGCGACCAACTGCAGGCGATGGACGCCGTGCTGGCCCAGCTGCGCTGCCAGCAGGCCTCGCTCACCGCCCGGCCTTCGCAGGCGGTGGCGCAATGGGGGCAGCTCAGCAGCGTGGACCAGGGGGAGCGCTTCGAGATCAACCACCACCGGGTCAAGCCGGGGGGCTGCCTGGGCCTGCGGCTGCACCACCACCGCTCGGAACACTGGATCGTGCTCCGGGGCACCGCGGAAATCACCCACGGCGAGCAGAGCCAGCTGCTGTACGAAAACCAGTCCACGCAGATCGCCGTGGGCCAGGCCTACCAGGTGTGCAACCCCGGGAGCATCGAGCTGGAAATGATCGAAGTGCAGACCGGCAGCTTCATCGGCGACCAGGACGTGATCCACCTGGAAAGCGTCGCGGGGTAA